CTATTTCTTCTTCCATCCTATCAAAGAAATAATGCCTGCGATGCAGACCCGTGAGCCCGTCAGTCCGCGATATTCTTTGTACCTGCGAATACAACCTAGCTTTTTCAACACCCAAACTTAACTGATTAGCCAGGATTTCAATATCCAGTAACAATACTGGAGAAGTAAGCTCGGTATCATTAGGAACTCTTATAATAAACCCTCCGATAACTTCAGACATCAATACCAGCGGTACCGCAATCATACCGGTTTCACCAGCTATCTCTAACTTGCGGTTATGTATAGCACGTAAAGCCAATTCATTGTCATATTCACTGTTTGCATCTCCTGAACTACCTGCACCCACGAATTCCACTTTATTAAGTTCAGGGGACGTAAGAAAAAACATAACCTTTTTTGTTACCGGTAAGCATAGTTTTACTGAATGTTCCAGGTGAGTAATCATATCGTCAAACTCCACAATCCCGGCAAGCTCGCGGGTAACACCGTAAAACTTTAATACTTTCCTAATTCCCTGCTCAAGATTGGTTATCCTGTTCTTAATGTTCTCAAGTTTAACAACTTTATTTTTCTCTTTAATCAAGTTTTCATTAACCATATTCTCGCGAATACGCTTCTCTACGATCAACTTATTCTTAATTATGAACACAAGGACAGATACAATCAACAAAACCAGCTGAGTCCCTGCTGTATAAATGCTTAGATTAATAGCAAGTGCAGAAATACCTGCAACCGCGGTAATTGCAATTCCAATCAATAAATGTTTTTCGTGGTAGATCAACAACCACAGGTTTATAGCTGTCATCAAAAACGTGAATCCATTAACAAAGATGCTTATAGTCATAGGCTACCCACCACGCGGTTACGACCGGTTTGTTTAGCTTTGTATAACCTTTCATCCGCAACCCTCACTAACTGCTGCCCGGTGGTAGCCTCACCCGGGAATACCGCAGTACCGGCACTAACCGTAACAAAAGACTCTTTACCTTTAAGTAAGAACTTGTCTTTTTCTATAACATCCCTAATATGTTCAGCAATATCTTTAATCCCGACGGTATTCTCTCTTGGGAACAGTACCACAAATTCTTCCCCACCGTAACGGCCCAGGATATCCGTTTCTTCAATACAATTACTTATATTACCCGCTACCCGGCGTAACACAATATCGCCAACATCATGCCCGTAGGTATCATTATATTTTTTGAAATGATCTATATCTATCATTACTAACCCGAGTTCTGTATGATACCGTCCCGCACGCAAGATTTCTTCATTCATCCGTTCAATAAAAAAGCGCTGGGTATACATCCCTGTAAGTGTATCGGTGACTGACAGTTCATGGAGATTATTAAACATTAAAGCATTACTCAACGCCGTACTCGCAATTGAACACAAAATATCAAGCATCCTGAGATCTTCCGAATCAAACGCTTTACCTACTATTAAATCAATTCTTAACACCCCGGCAATCTGTTTGTCAATAAACACCGGTGCGGCAATCAGGGAGTTCGCAACATAATCAGGAATACTGGCAAACCTTAAATCGCGGGATATATCGCTTATAAGCAACGGCGATCGCCTTGCTATAACCCAGTCAGAAACCATATCATTTATCTGGGTTGATACCTGATACTTTGCATTTTGTTGTGGAAAACATTTTTGAGCATAACTGAGTAATTGTGTTCGTATTTTTATTGTGTCAAGTGTCCCCCCGAGTTCCCGTGCAGCAGAAGAAAGTAGCTGATACCGTTCACTTTTCTCAATATAACTTTTCTCCTGAATTTCATAATTAGCAATCTCTGCATCTATCCTTGCACACCTATTCTGTGATTCAGAGAGTCCTACCAATACAACATGTTTTTGTTTACTCACTACCCTGTGTAACCTATTCACCAAACACCATGCTGCAGATAAAAACAATATCGCCATCAATAATTGATATATTTGGCTCATGAGAGTTTCATCTTTTATTATTATGATTGGGAAACAACTAAGCACTGCCAGCAGTGTCCACACAGGCGGTAAAACATATCCCCGGACGTAGTACACATAAATCAATGGTATCGCATTAAATAAAAGAAATACAGATGAATATTGCGGGGCAAGTATTGACAGTAGTATTGATGCTACCAAAACAATTGAAGGCAGAGCTAGTATATACCTATAATCTATTGCCTGATAATTACTTTTTGAATTACTCATTTCGGAGGCAGTACTTTGATAAACCTGCGTTTACCAACACGTAATTCCAGCGGTACTGATACATTAACAACTTCTTTGTCATTTTCCGCTTTCCTATCGCCGATTTCCACGGCATGCTGTTGTATCAACCTGCGCGCTTCATTCTTTGAGGAAGCAAGTTTGGTCTCAAGCAATAATTCAATTATCCCCATCCCGTCTTTCGGGCAGGTATACGTTTGCGCATCCTGCGGGAATTCCTTTTTTGTAAACGTCCTGGCAAACTCTTCCGATACAGCTTCTGCTTCTTGTGAAGAATGATATTCTGCGACGATCAGTTTTGCGAGCAACACTTTATTATCCCGCGGATGCTTTGTCTTTAATTCATTAATATCTAGATCCGTAAATATCTGGAAGTATTTATACATAATATCATCTGGCACAGACATTAATTTCCCAAACATATCTTTTGCCGGTTCATCTATACCGATATAATTCCCATATGATTTAGACATTTTTTTTATGCCATCCGTACCCTCAAGCAACGGCAATGTAGCTACCAGCTGAGGCTCCTGCCCAAACTCTTTTTGCAGTTCACGCCCTACAAGTAAATTAAATTTCTGGTCCGTTCCCCCAAGTTCAAGGTCGGAACGCACTGCTACTGAATCATAACCCTGCATCAACGGGTATAAAAACTCTAGGATTGTTATTGGCACGCCGGTAGTGTACCGCTTATGGAAATCATCGCGTTCAATCATCCGCGCAACAGTATACCGTGATGCGAGGTTAAGCATACCGCTGATACCCAGTTTATCAAGCCAGCTACTGTTAAACACCACTTCTGTATTTGATTTATCAAGGATTTTAAAAACCTGATCAGTATAACTTTTAGCATAAACCAATACCTGGTCTTTAGTTAAAGACGGCCGTGTAGCCGATCTGCCACTGGGATCGCCGATACACGCAGTGAAGTCACCGATAATAAAAACCACCTGATGCCCAATATCCTGTAACTGGCGCAATTTGTGTAAACTAACGGTATGCCCGAGATGAAGATCCGGCGCTGTGGGATCAACACCAAGTTTTATCCTTAACGGCTTCCCGCGTTTAAGTTTACTAATCAATTCTTCTTCTGATATTAAATCAACTAGGTTTTTTTTAAAAACCTCTACTTGCCTTGCAATTTCCATGAATAAATACCGCCTATTTACATTGTTATAGTAATAATATTATCATACTTTACGGGATTTTAACAAATACAAAAATACTTTAGACAATCTTAACCGCGGGGATGGTATTTACGGTGCATTTGTTTCAAGTGTTCACGGTCAAGATGCGTATATATTTGTGTAGTAGCAATATTCGCATGGCCAAGCATTTCCTGTACAGACCTTAGGTCCGCCCCGCGTTCCAGCATATGCGTTGCAAATGAATGCCTTAAACTGTGAGGGGTAACTTTTTTTTGTATTCCCGCGCGATGAACATATTTTTTTACTATTTTCCATAATGATATTCTGGATATTCTCTTGCACCTGGAACTAACAAAAAGTTCAGGAACATCCGATCCCGCGCGTTTACCGCGTTCATTTTCTATATATGCTACTACTGAGGTACGCGCAATCTTGCCTAACGGGACAACACGTTCCTTCCCTCCCTTACCAATAACACTAACATACCCTAACTCAAGATTTACGTTTGAAACCAATAACCCGCTAAGTTCAGAAATCCTTAACCCGGCAGCATACAACACTTCAAGTATTGCGCGGTCACGATAACCGTCACGGTCAGAAACCTTAGGCTGTTCCATCAACACCTGTACTTCTTCAATGGAAAGAACTTCCGGTAGTTTTTGTGCAAGCTGAGGAGTTACAATATTAACAGTAGGGTCAACCTGCGCATATCCTTCCGTCACAAGGAACCTATGAAACATTTTGATTGACTCAATATTGCGAAACAAGGTTGTGGGTTCCAACCGTTTCTCTCTCCGCTGCCAAAGGTATTCCGTGATATCTGTATGCGAAAGTTTGAATAAATCAACTTTTTTTTGTTCAAGGTATTCAAGATAAGTTTTTACATCACGGCGGTATGCAAGTTGAGTATTAACCGCCAATCCTTTATCTAACGCCACAAAATTGATAAAGAGATCAAGATACTGTATTTGCGACATCGTTATCCATATACGTCTTCACGAGCTTAAACTGCTGATTATATAACCGCGCATAAACACCGTCATTCTTCAACAACTCATCATGTTTCCCTGATTCCATTAATTCACCGTTTTCGAACGCCAATATCTTATCCGCCTTCAGTATTGTAGACAACCTATGTGCAATAACAAAACTGGTGCGGTTAAGCATTAACCGTTCCAATGCTTCCTGTATAAGAGCTTCGGATTCTGAATCAAGCGCTGAAGTTGCTTCATCCAAAATCAATATTCTGGGATTCCTGAGTATTGCCCGGGCAATTGCAAGCCTCTGTTTCTGCCCGCCAGAAAGTTTCACACCGCGTTCACCGATCTGTGATTCATAAGCGCGGGGCAGATTCATTATAAACTCATGTGCATTCGCTGCTTTTGCAGCTTCTATAATTTCATACTGAGTAGCATCCATATTACTGTATTTAAGGTTATCGTTAATAGTACCTGAAAACAAAAAACTTTCCTGAAGAACTATCCCGATTTGGCTGCGTAAAGATTTTAGAGTTACATTACTAAGATCATTTCCATCAACTAAAATCCTCCCTGAAGAAGGATCGTAGAACCGGCATATAAGGTTTGTTACTGTAGTTTTTCCTGCGCCACTGCGTCCTACCAACGCATTAATCGTTCCCGGGAATACTTCAAACTGAATATTTTTTAATACTCTTTGATCATGTTCGTAGTTGAAACACACGTTTTCAAATACAACATGGCCTTTTATATCCGGAATCCTTTTCGCATTTTCACTTTCCTTTACTTCAGGCTGGGTATCCAGAATTTCGAATATACGCTGTAATGAAACGTTAGCGCGGGTTATCATTTCGTTGATATTAGTCAGTTTAATTACCGGAGCATATAATAATCCGAGATACGAGTAAAACGCAACTAACGCCCCTGCGGTGAGATCACCCTTTATAACTTCTCTCCCGCCAAGCCATAGTATAAGAGCTACGCCCAATCCATGAAGAAAACTGCTTACCCCGCCTAGTGTACCCGATAATTTAGCGAGTTCTATATTAGATATAAGTGTTTGATGCAAATCATGAAAAAACCCAAGTTCTTCACGTTTTTCACCGGTAAATGACTTCACAACCTTTGCTCCGGCAATAACTTCCTGCAACCCCCCGTATATCTCAGCCCAATTCTCACGGATACTCAAACTGCGGTTACGTATTTTATTGCGTAATGTCATATAATTAATCACATATAACGGAAGTACGCATAACGCAATCACTGCAAGTTTTGCGTTCATAATGAACAAAATTGTTATCACTGTGATAAGCGTCATTGTGTCTGTGGTTAACTCAATTGCAAGTTCACGGCTAAGACCTGCCAGTGTATCAACATCCGACGTTATCCTGGCCATAATCTTACCGGTTTGCCGGGTATCATAAAACTTCATCGACAACAACTGTAAATGCTTGAATATTGCCATTCGGAGATCCATCAATAATTTATGGCTAACATATGACATAATGTAATTACTTGTGAAAACAGAAAGTGAACGTATGATAAATATTGTTATTAGAACGACAAATATTATATTTAGCGCTTCCCCGCTAGATACTGTTTTCTCGAACCAGAACAATTTTATGACAACACTGCTGTTATGAATAACTTTATCAATTACAAACCTTACTACGGACGGTACAATCATCACAATTATTGAAACAACACCCATAAAAGACAATCCTATGAGTATTCTCAACCAGTAAGGTTTTAAATATTCAATAAACCTATAAATATAACCGCGCTGCTGTTCTTTATGTGTTTTTTCGTTCATTTATTCCTGCATTCTTTACCTACAATAAGGGTTATGCAATTTTTCACCTTCAATAGTACACGCATCCTCGTGGCCGGGCAATATCTTTACTTTACCCGGTAATATCATCAATTTATTCTTTACTGAACTAATAATTTGTTCTTCACTACCCCCAGGTAAGTCCGTACGCCCGACAGTTCCGCAGAACAAAGTGTCCCCGGTAAATAAGATATCATCGTATAACAAACATATCCCCCCGGGTGTATGCCCCGGTGTATGAATTACCTTTAACTTAATTTTCCCTGTTTCCACCACATCATCCTCTTCCAAAAACCTGTCAATTTTAATATCAATGAGTTCCAGCATCGTAGCATCATTTTTATGCGCCAGTATCTTTGCGCTTGTAAATTCTTTTACGTCATTATCCCCAAATATATGATCAGGATGACCGTGCGTATTGATAATATACTCAACCACCAAGCCGAGTTCTTTTAGTTTCTTAATAATCCTTTTACTTTCATCTCCCGGGTCAATTATCACGCATTTGCGTGTACTATCATCGGATAATATATAGCAGTTAGTTGCAAGGCTGCCAACTTTTAACGTTATCAACATCGCCTGCTTACTTACTCGTCCCCTTTAACCACAGGATTATATTTTTCACGGATTACGCGTTCAATCTCATCCAGAAGTTCGGGATGTTCAACAAAATACTTCTTCGCATTATCCCGTCCCTGCCCAACCCGCTCGTTTTTGTACATAAACCATGACCCGCTTTTTTCGATTATATTTTCATTAACCCCGTAGTCAAGCAATTCACCGGTCCGTGAAATACCTTCTTGCGGGTTAAGTTCGAATTCTGCATTACGGAACGGTGCAGCAACCTTGTTCTTTACAA
The sequence above is a segment of the Elusimicrobiota bacterium genome. Coding sequences within it:
- the xerD gene encoding site-specific tyrosine recombinase XerD; protein product: MSQIQYLDLFINFVALDKGLAVNTQLAYRRDVKTYLEYLEQKKVDLFKLSHTDITEYLWQRREKRLEPTTLFRNIESIKMFHRFLVTEGYAQVDPTVNIVTPQLAQKLPEVLSIEEVQVLMEQPKVSDRDGYRDRAILEVLYAAGLRISELSGLLVSNVNLELGYVSVIGKGGKERVVPLGKIARTSVVAYIENERGKRAGSDVPELFVSSRCKRISRISLWKIVKKYVHRAGIQKKVTPHSLRHSFATHMLERGADLRSVQEMLGHANIATTQIYTHLDREHLKQMHRKYHPRG
- the tyrS gene encoding tyrosine--tRNA ligase produces the protein MEIARQVEVFKKNLVDLISEEELISKLKRGKPLRIKLGVDPTAPDLHLGHTVSLHKLRQLQDIGHQVVFIIGDFTACIGDPSGRSATRPSLTKDQVLVYAKSYTDQVFKILDKSNTEVVFNSSWLDKLGISGMLNLASRYTVARMIERDDFHKRYTTGVPITILEFLYPLMQGYDSVAVRSDLELGGTDQKFNLLVGRELQKEFGQEPQLVATLPLLEGTDGIKKMSKSYGNYIGIDEPAKDMFGKLMSVPDDIMYKYFQIFTDLDINELKTKHPRDNKVLLAKLIVAEYHSSQEAEAVSEEFARTFTKKEFPQDAQTYTCPKDGMGIIELLLETKLASSKNEARRLIQQHAVEIGDRKAENDKEVVNVSVPLELRVGKRRFIKVLPPK
- a CDS encoding MBL fold metallo-hydrolase, yielding MLITLKVGSLATNCYILSDDSTRKCVIIDPGDESKRIIKKLKELGLVVEYIINTHGHPDHIFGDNDVKEFTSAKILAHKNDATMLELIDIKIDRFLEEDDVVETGKIKLKVIHTPGHTPGGICLLYDDILFTGDTLFCGTVGRTDLPGGSEEQIISSVKNKLMILPGKVKILPGHEDACTIEGEKLHNPYCR
- a CDS encoding GGDEF domain-containing protein; this encodes MTISIFVNGFTFLMTAINLWLLIYHEKHLLIGIAITAVAGISALAINLSIYTAGTQLVLLIVSVLVFIIKNKLIVEKRIRENMVNENLIKEKNKVVKLENIKNRITNLEQGIRKVLKFYGVTRELAGIVEFDDMITHLEHSVKLCLPVTKKVMFFLTSPELNKVEFVGAGSSGDANSEYDNELALRAIHNRKLEIAGETGMIAVPLVLMSEVIGGFIIRVPNDTELTSPVLLLDIEILANQLSLGVEKARLYSQVQRISRTDGLTGLHRRHYFFDRMEEEIVRAKKYATNFAVVVIDIDHFKKVNDTHGHQVGDEILRGIAEIIRECIYETDMAGRFGGEEFMILLRRADDPAGVFRKMEWLRNCVERKMFGNIMEPLRVTISIGIAFYPRDDQTGRKVWQLADQALLHSKNTGRNRTTDYLTIKNVID
- a CDS encoding sensor domain-containing diguanylate cyclase; its protein translation is MSNSKSNYQAIDYRYILALPSIVLVASILLSILAPQYSSVFLLFNAIPLIYVYYVRGYVLPPVWTLLAVLSCFPIIIIKDETLMSQIYQLLMAILFLSAAWCLVNRLHRVVSKQKHVVLVGLSESQNRCARIDAEIANYEIQEKSYIEKSERYQLLSSAARELGGTLDTIKIRTQLLSYAQKCFPQQNAKYQVSTQINDMVSDWVIARRSPLLISDISRDLRFASIPDYVANSLIAAPVFIDKQIAGVLRIDLIVGKAFDSEDLRMLDILCSIASTALSNALMFNNLHELSVTDTLTGMYTQRFFIERMNEEILRAGRYHTELGLVMIDIDHFKKYNDTYGHDVGDIVLRRVAGNISNCIEETDILGRYGGEEFVVLFPRENTVGIKDIAEHIRDVIEKDKFLLKGKESFVTVSAGTAVFPGEATTGQQLVRVADERLYKAKQTGRNRVVGSL
- a CDS encoding ABC transporter ATP-binding protein yields the protein MNEKTHKEQQRGYIYRFIEYLKPYWLRILIGLSFMGVVSIIVMIVPSVVRFVIDKVIHNSSVVIKLFWFEKTVSSGEALNIIFVVLITIFIIRSLSVFTSNYIMSYVSHKLLMDLRMAIFKHLQLLSMKFYDTRQTGKIMARITSDVDTLAGLSRELAIELTTDTMTLITVITILFIMNAKLAVIALCVLPLYVINYMTLRNKIRNRSLSIRENWAEIYGGLQEVIAGAKVVKSFTGEKREELGFFHDLHQTLISNIELAKLSGTLGGVSSFLHGLGVALILWLGGREVIKGDLTAGALVAFYSYLGLLYAPVIKLTNINEMITRANVSLQRIFEILDTQPEVKESENAKRIPDIKGHVVFENVCFNYEHDQRVLKNIQFEVFPGTINALVGRSGAGKTTVTNLICRFYDPSSGRILVDGNDLSNVTLKSLRSQIGIVLQESFLFSGTINDNLKYSNMDATQYEIIEAAKAANAHEFIMNLPRAYESQIGERGVKLSGGQKQRLAIARAILRNPRILILDEATSALDSESEALIQEALERLMLNRTSFVIAHRLSTILKADKILAFENGELMESGKHDELLKNDGVYARLYNQQFKLVKTYMDNDVANTVS